In Vigna unguiculata cultivar IT97K-499-35 chromosome 3, ASM411807v1, whole genome shotgun sequence, a single genomic region encodes these proteins:
- the LOC114179034 gene encoding LOW QUALITY PROTEIN: glutamyl-tRNA(Gln) amidotransferase subunit B, chloroplastic/mitochondrial (The sequence of the model RefSeq protein was modified relative to this genomic sequence to represent the inferred CDS: inserted 1 base in 1 codon) — MASAIFRSFQVHPFLLYPSTLLRQRNGVYHLTTKATQSQTDTQQRQPQTKVSTSSTQSKKLDKIPKNYEAIIGIETHVQLSTLTKAFCGCPYHYGSPPNSSICPICMGLPGALPVLNSKVIEFAVKLGLALNCNLAFNSKFDRKQYFYPDLPKGYQISQFDVPIASAGFLDVDIPVEFGGGHKRFGITRVHMEEDAGKLLHAENGNYSQVDLNRAGVPLLEIVSEPDMRNGIEAAEYAAELQRLVRYLGVSNGNMQEGSLRCDVNVSIRPIGQSKFGTKVEIKNLNSFSSVTRAIDYEISRQVQLHSQGQEDQIVQETRLWEEGSQRTITMRKKEGLADYRYFPEPDLPAVILSQEYVDDIIKSLPELPEIKRRRYEQMGLSMQDVLFLANDKNIAEFFDATLAKGADPKLVANWIMSDIAAFMKNEKLTINEIKLTPEELSELIASIKGGTISGKIGKEVLFELLAKGGTVKGLIEXKDLVQIVDPVEIEKMVEKVIAENPKQVEQYRGGKTKLQGFFAGQVMKLSKGKANPGLLNRILLEKLNSKS; from the exons ATGGCTTCTGCAATATTCAGAAGCTTTCAAGTTCACCCTTTTCTGCTTTATCCATCAACGTTACTCAGACAAAGAAATGGGGTTTATCATTTGACGACGAAAGCCACACAATCCCAAACAGACACCCAACAGCGGCAACCTCAAACCAAGGTTTCAACAAGCAGCACCCAGTCCAAAAAGCTTGACAAAATCCCAAAAAACTATGAAGCCATCATTGGCATTGAAACACATGTTCAGCTCTCCACTCTGACCAAAGCCTTTTGTGGCTGCCCTTACCATTATGGTTCTCCACCCAACAGCAGCATTTGCCCCATTTGCATGGGCTTGCCGGGTGCTTTACCTGTTTTGAATTCCAAGGTCATTGAGTTTGCTGTCAAATTGGGCCTTGCTCTTAACTGCAACTTGGCTTTCAACTCCAAGTTTGATAGGAAGCAGTATTTCTACCCTGACCTTCCAAAGGGGTACCAGATTTCTCAGTTTGATGTGCCAATTGCTTCAGCTGGTTTTCTTGATGTGGATATTCCAGTTGAGTTTGGCGGGGGCCACAAGAGGTTTGGCATTACAAGGGTTCACATGGAAGAAGATGCAGGAAAGCTCCTACACGCAGAGAATGGAAATTACTCACAG GTTGATCTTAATAGGGCAGGGGTACCTTTGCTTGAGATAGTTTCTGAGCCTGATATGAGAAATGGTATTGAAGCAGCGGAATATGCTGCAGAACTACAGAGGTTGGTGAGGTATTTGGGAGTGAGCAATGGCAATATGCAAGAAGGTTCTCTTCGTTGTGATGTAAATGTATCAATACGACCTATTGGGCAATCAAAGTTTGGGACTAAG GTTGAAATAAAGAATTTGAACTCATTTTCTTCAGTGACCAGAGCAATTGATTATGAAATTTCAAGGCAGGTGCAACTCCATAGTCAAGGCCAGGAAGATCAGATAGTACAAGAAACTCGGTTATGGGAAGAAGGCTCTCAG AGAACAATTACGATGAGGAAAAAGGAAGGGCTTGCCGATTATCGATATTTTCCAGAACCAGACCTTCCAGCAGTAATTCTTTCTCAGgaatatgttgatgatataatcAAATCTTTACCAGAGCTTCCAGAAATTAAGCGGAGAAGATATGAGCAGATGGGCTTAAGCATGCAAGATGTTCTTTTCCTGGctaatgataaaaat ATTGCAGAATTTTTTGATGCAACTCTTGCAAAAGGTGCTGATCCAAAGCTAGTCGCCAACTGGATAATGAGTGATATTGCTGCTttcatgaaaaatgaaaagttgacaataaatgaaataaagcTTACACCTGAAGAGTTATCTGAGTTGATAGCTTCCATCAAAGGTGGAACCATTAGTGGCAAGATTGGGAAGGAG GTATTATTTGAGCTATTGGCTAAAGGTGGAACTGTTAAGGGCCTCATAG AAAAGGACTTGGTTCAG ATAGTAGATCctgttgaaattgaaaaaatggtGGAGAAAGTGATTGCTGAGAATCCAAAACAAGTGGAGCAATATCGAGGAGGCAAAACTAAACTACAAGGTTTTTTTGCCGGCCAG GTAATGAAATTATCTAAAGGCAAGGCAAATCCAGGTCTCCTAAACAGAATCCTCCTGGAGAAATTGAATTCTAAGAGCTGA